The sequence CTGGGTGCGGTCTTCAGCGATGTGCTCCACTGTGCCTTCATCCAAATCGCAGACCAGTGTCAGGTATTTGTGCCCCTTGGCCGCCGCCTTTTCATCGACACCGATCCGCCGCACCGTTCGCGCCTGCTTCCGGGCTCGCCCCCGTGTGACTGCCCGCTGCATTACCCCCCAGGCTTCGTCCCAGCTGATCCGTAAGATTCGCGTGGCCCCACTCACGTCGCATTGGTGCAACACATCGATAGCCAGGCGCTCGAACAGCAGCGTGAATCGCGACCGCGGCGTGGCCCATGGCACCAGGACCTGGACCACGCCATGCTTGCCGCAGGTTACACGAGGGATGCTCGCATGGAGGTAGGTCTGAAACTGGCAGCTATCCAAATGCCGCCAGGTCCGTTCCTCGGCGTGGTCGTAGAGTGGGAGCGTTTCTGCGCAGTGCGGGCACAGCCACTTGGCCTCCTCCGAATGCTCGGCCCAGACATCCACACGCTGCTTGTTCAGATCCAGATTCACACGGCTCACGGTCCATGGCGACTGCAGGCCGAGCAGGTACTGATAGAGTGCGGTGTCTTGCATGGTCGGGCCCTCCTTGGCCGACCATATTATCCCTTCCGCCTACCCACGGAGAACCCGGAAGCACCAGAAATGAAGGGGTGTATAGAGTCGTCAGGCAATGGGGGCTGCGGTTCCAGGACGTCGATTCGGTGCACAACCATCTTGACTGGGACAGTGGGCGTAAGGTCGTGCGCGGTTAAGGTCATTCATCGAGCCTACAGACGAGAAAGTGGCTACGGTCAATGAGGCCTGGCCTGAAATTCAGCCGGTCATTGTGTCTTGAGAAATGCGAACTGCTGCGTGAGTGTTTGAATCTTCCTAAGGTACGTCTGTACATCATGGTCGCCGCACCGCTGATGGACACCGAAACGATAGTTACGCCGTACATAGTCACGGCCGAATCCTGCGCCGCAGAGGTGGATCACAGCAGCGAGATCCTGCTTCTGTTTGGGAGTGGCTGGTTGGTTTCCGATGGCCCTGTTCACGTATCGGTCGAGATGGACGGCGGTCAACTCAATCGCGTGGCTGGGAATGACCCGTGTATAAAGACTGTTGAACCAGCAGGACTCAAAGTCATACCACGGCCCATCTTCTACGACTTGGTGATTGTGGATGCAATAGCGCTTGCCTTCTTGAAAGGTGCCATTGGTGATTTGAAACATGCCCACTGCGGTTGAGGCCGGTTGGTACCACTCCAAGGGATTCCGCGAAGCCGGTTCCCAACGCCAATAGGTTCGCGCCACTGGATTTCCGGATCCCTCGGCTTGAGCCAGGGCCGCCAGCAATTCAGGCGTGATCGTGGATGTGGAATGTTTTTCGAAGAAAGCACCGTATTCCCGCCATGTCTCACGTGGGCTTTTGTGAAGCGCTTTCTCCACCGGGAAAAATAATTCCGTGGGTTTATAAAAGGTATGATAGACCCAGTTGATGGTCAGCGACACGATGACCAGGATGGCGAGGCTGATCCCCACCTGTATCGTCGAGGGAGCCTTTCGGACGACGCGGATAAACAGCCTCAGCTCGTCCCACCGCCGCTGTATGAAACGTATGAGCCAGCTGGAGGGATGGCGGGGGCGGGAGCGTGAGGAGCGAGAACGGGGAGTGCGAGTATGGCGACGACGCGACATGTTCTGTAGAGTAACAGAAAGGAGTCGAATTCTTCATATGGTCAGACCAGTGACATAGTGCGCTCGCATGCGATGCACCGGATGCTTGAATGATCTTGCATTGTGATAAGTACAAGCTCAAGATGGCGGAGCATATGTACACTCTTGTCATCGAAGGCGCTTCTTCATCAGTGGGAGGTTTGTATGCGACGTTATAGTATGCTGGCTGCCGTTCTGATGGTTGTCATGATTGCCCCCGCGCTTGCACTGTCCCAATCATTCACAGACAAAGCCAAAAAGGACAGCGCAGTAGAGATGAGCGACGAGGAGCCGGCTATGCAGAAGGCCATGGAGCGCGCGCGGACGGGTTTAGACGATTTTCTTCGAAAGGCTGGGTCTCCACCGCCGGAGACTGAATACTATTCGGTCAAGGTGAGAGTTCGGGAAGGAGACAGTCTGGAGTATTTGTGGCTCTCAAACTTAAAAACGCAGGGCGAGATGTGGTCCGGTCGGATCGATAATGTTCCGATGATCCGTTCAGTTAAAAAGGGACAATCCTACTCCTTCGCCAAGAGCGAAATCGTGGATTGGACGTATATTGATAAGAGCCAGAAGAAGGTGGTCGGGAATTTCACCACCTGTGCCATCCTCACGAAAGAGCCACCCGACGTGGCGCAGAAGATTCAGAAACAATATGGTCTGGACTGTGATCGATAATGGAACATGTCCAGCCTCATCTCCGTCGTTGCACCGAATAATGCACTAGCTAGAGCTGTGGGCTGATCCGTCCTGCTGATTTCACCGCAAGCCGTGCCAAATCTCAACCCTGGTGATACTGTGATGTCACGGTATCTCTGGGACAGGTGTGAATGGAGCCAGCACGACTGTATAGGCTGTTCTCTTCTCCTGAGTGGGAGGACCTGAATCCTGCCGAGTCCCGCGATCCCTTTCATATAACCCGTCGCCCTAAGCTGGATGCCAAGAAACAGGCGATCTGCGATCACTTCGATGCTTATGCCGGTCGGCGTGCCTACTGGGAATGTAAAGCCGGTACCTACCACGACGAGCAGGCCCGCTATTATAAATTTCTCATACCCGAAGGGTTGCGTGTGTTGGAGATTGGATCGGGGTTGGGCAATCTCTTGGCTGCAGTGAAGCCTCTTCGCGGAGTCGGCATTGATTTAAGTCCGGAGATGGTGAAAGAAGCGGCTCGGCGACATCCTACCTTAGAATTTCGTGTCGGCGATGCGGAAACGCTGGACCTCAACGAGAACTTCGACGTCATTATTCTGGCCGATGTGGTTGGCCACTTGCTCGATGTCGAGGCTGCCCTGAAACAGATCCGCCATCTCTGTACCCCGCAGACGAGGATCATTGTGTCGTACTACAATTATCTGTGGGAACCGATTCTTCGGCTTTCAGAGAAGATGGGAATGAAGATGCCGCAACCCGAGCAGAGCTGGCTTTCACCGACCGATATCGCCAATCTTCTGCATCTGTCCGATTTCGATGTGGTAAAGGTGGAACGACGGCTGCTCTTGCCGAAACGAATTCCTGTTCTCTCTACATTCTTCAACAATGTGGTCGCTCATCTCCCGGGTCTTCGAACGCTGTGTCTCTCTCACTATGTGGTGGCGCGGCCACGGTTGCGACGACCGGAACGTCCGTACTCGACGACGATCGTCGTCCCATGCCGGAACGAGCGCGGCAACATCGATGCTGCGCTGAGAAGGATCCCGCGATTCGGGGGGCGGCAAGAGATCATTTTTGTCGACGGGCATTCGAGCGATGGGACGCCGGAGGAGATTCGGCGCGTGATGGCGTTCTATCCGGG is a genomic window of Candidatus Nitrospira kreftii containing:
- a CDS encoding hypothetical protein (conserved protein of unknown function); translated protein: MSRRRHTRTPRSRSSRSRPRHPSSWLIRFIQRRWDELRLFIRVVRKAPSTIQVGISLAILVIVSLTINWVYHTFYKPTELFFPVEKALHKSPRETWREYGAFFEKHSTSTITPELLAALAQAEGSGNPVARTYWRWEPASRNPLEWYQPASTAVGMFQITNGTFQEGKRYCIHNHQVVEDGPWYDFESCWFNSLYTRVIPSHAIELTAVHLDRYVNRAIGNQPATPKQKQDLAAVIHLCGAGFGRDYVRRNYRFGVHQRCGDHDVQTYLRKIQTLTQQFAFLKTQ
- a CDS encoding hypothetical protein (conserved exported protein of unknown function), which gives rise to MRRYSMLAAVLMVVMIAPALALSQSFTDKAKKDSAVEMSDEEPAMQKAMERARTGLDDFLRKAGSPPPETEYYSVKVRVREGDSLEYLWLSNLKTQGEMWSGRIDNVPMIRSVKKGQSYSFAKSEIVDWTYIDKSQKKVVGNFTTCAILTKEPPDVAQKIQKQYGLDCDR
- a CDS encoding Glycosyl transferase, whose product is MEPARLYRLFSSPEWEDLNPAESRDPFHITRRPKLDAKKQAICDHFDAYAGRRAYWECKAGTYHDEQARYYKFLIPEGLRVLEIGSGLGNLLAAVKPLRGVGIDLSPEMVKEAARRHPTLEFRVGDAETLDLNENFDVIILADVVGHLLDVEAALKQIRHLCTPQTRIIVSYYNYLWEPILRLSEKMGMKMPQPEQSWLSPTDIANLLHLSDFDVVKVERRLLLPKRIPVLSTFFNNVVAHLPGLRTLCLSHYVVARPRLRRPERPYSTTIVVPCRNERGNIDAALRRIPRFGGRQEIIFVDGHSSDGTPEEIRRVMAFYPGKNIKLLVQDGKGKGDAVRKGFEEATGDVLMILDADLTVPPESLPKFYEAIASGKGEFINGCRLVYPMEAQAMRLLNLMGNKFFGLAFSWLLNQRIKDTLCGTKVLFRRDYERLAANRRYFGEFDPFGDFDLLFGASKLNLHILEIPVRYHARCYGTTNIQRFAHGWLLLKMTVYGFFRLKAV